One genomic segment of Microtus ochrogaster isolate Prairie Vole_2 linkage group LG8, MicOch1.0, whole genome shotgun sequence includes these proteins:
- the Tcf15 gene encoding transcription factor 15: MAFALLRPVGAHVLYPDVRLLSEDEENRSESDASDQSFGCCEGLEAARRGPGPGGGRRASSGAGPVVVVRQRQAANARERDRTQSVNTAFTALRTLIPTEPVDRKLSKIETLRLASSYIAHLANVLLLGDSADDGQPCFRAAGGGKSAVPAADGRQPRSICTFCLSNQRKGGNRRDLGGSCLKMRGVAPLRGPRR, translated from the exons ATGGCGTTCGCGCTGCTGCGCCCGGTCGGCGCGCACGTGCTGTATCCGGACGTGCGGCTGCTGAGCGAGGACGAGGAGAACCGCAGCGAGAGCGACGCGTCGGACCAGTCGTTCGGGTGCTGCGAAGGGCTGGAGGCAGCGCGGCGCGGCCCGGGTCCCGGGGGCGGGAGACGGGCAAGCAGCGGCGCGGGCCCGGTAGTGGTGGTGCGGCAGCGACAGGCGGCCAACGCACGAGAGCGGGACCGCACACAGAGCGTGAACACGGCCTTCACCGCCCTGCGCACGCTCATTCCAACCGAGCCGGTGGACCGAAAGCTGTCCAAGATCGAGACGCTGCGTCTGGCGTCCAGCTACATCGCGCACCTGGCCAACGTGCTGCTGCTGGGAGACTCGGCCGACGACGGGCAGCCGTGTTTCCGCGCGGCGGGCGGTGGCAAGAGCGCGGTCCCCGCCGCCGACGGCCGTCAGCCGCGCTCCATCTGCACCTTCTGTCTCAGCAACCAGCGCAAAGGG GGTAACCGTCGTGACCTTGGAGGCAGCTGCTTGAAAATGAGGGGTGTAGCCCCCCTCCGAGGGCCTCGGCGATGA